In Desulforegula conservatrix Mb1Pa, the following proteins share a genomic window:
- a CDS encoding cold-shock protein, with translation MAEGTVKWFNDKKGYGFIEQTDGAGDIFVHYSSITMSGFRTLAEGEKVYFEIESNDRGYAAKNVARV, from the coding sequence TTGGCAGAAGGTACTGTAAAATGGTTCAATGACAAAAAAGGTTATGGTTTTATTGAGCAGACAGATGGCGCGGGAGATATTTTCGTACATTACAGCTCAATAACAATGTCTGGCTTCCGTACTCTCGCTGAAGGTGAAAAGGTATACTTCGAAATTGAGAGCAATGACCGCGGTTATGCGGCAAAAAATGTAGCCAGAGTTTAA
- a CDS encoding phosphomannomutase/phosphoglucomutase, which yields MNPGIFREYDIRGIAGEDLTEDDVINIGKAAGTYLIRHGCRRIMVGRDCRLTSNSYTEKLKQGLMSTGCDVVDIGICPTPVLYFSIRHFKAEGGIMVTASHNPPEYNGFKMCRKTDSVHGEDLKKIRDLILAGDYEKGSGKAENADAVTPYKSYLLGNIKLNRKLKIGLDAGNGTGGVVGVPVLRELGCEVHDIYCDMDGTFPNHEADPTVLKNLKDLIELVKKEKLDAGIGFDGDSDRIGVISEKGDIIYGDQLLVIFSREILSRRPGATFISEVKCSQVMYDDIEKNGGNAIMWKTGHSLIKEKMKTEKAALAGEMSGHMFFEDRYFGYDDAIYAACRLLEIMSNTDRKLSDLISDLPKTFNTPEIRVDCPDDKKFQTVEKAKEYFRSKHKIIDIDGARVLFDDGWGLVRASNTQPALVLRFEALSEPRLDEIRNYMEGIVKELSSN from the coding sequence ATGAATCCCGGAATCTTCAGGGAATATGATATCAGAGGCATTGCAGGCGAGGATCTTACAGAAGACGATGTCATAAACATTGGAAAAGCTGCAGGCACTTACCTAATCAGACATGGATGCAGAAGAATCATGGTTGGAAGAGATTGCAGGCTGACCTCGAATTCATATACTGAAAAGCTCAAGCAGGGCCTCATGTCCACAGGTTGTGATGTTGTAGACATAGGCATATGCCCTACTCCAGTGCTTTATTTTTCAATAAGACATTTCAAGGCTGAAGGCGGAATAATGGTCACAGCAAGCCATAATCCTCCTGAATACAACGGATTCAAGATGTGCCGAAAAACTGACTCCGTTCACGGTGAGGATCTGAAGAAAATCAGGGATCTTATTCTTGCCGGAGATTATGAAAAAGGCTCAGGAAAAGCTGAAAATGCTGATGCAGTCACTCCTTACAAATCATATCTGCTTGGGAATATTAAACTAAACAGAAAGCTTAAGATAGGTCTTGATGCAGGAAACGGGACAGGCGGCGTTGTTGGGGTACCAGTACTCAGGGAGCTTGGATGCGAGGTTCACGACATCTATTGCGATATGGATGGGACTTTCCCGAATCATGAAGCAGATCCTACTGTACTAAAAAATCTGAAAGACCTGATTGAACTTGTAAAAAAAGAAAAGCTTGACGCAGGCATAGGCTTTGATGGTGATTCTGACAGAATAGGCGTTATAAGCGAAAAAGGCGACATCATCTACGGAGACCAGCTTCTGGTCATTTTCTCAAGAGAGATTCTGTCACGGCGTCCGGGAGCTACATTCATATCCGAGGTAAAATGCTCCCAGGTCATGTATGATGATATAGAGAAAAATGGCGGAAATGCCATCATGTGGAAAACCGGCCATTCCCTTATTAAAGAGAAGATGAAGACTGAAAAAGCAGCTCTTGCAGGAGAAATGAGCGGCCATATGTTCTTTGAAGACAGGTATTTCGGTTATGATGACGCAATATACGCAGCGTGCAGACTGCTTGAAATAATGTCAAACACAGACAGAAAGCTATCCGATCTGATATCTGACCTTCCAAAGACTTTCAATACTCCTGAAATAAGGGTTGACTGTCCGGATGATAAAAAATTCCAGACTGTTGAAAAAGCAAAGGAATACTTCAGATCAAAACACAAGATAATTGATATTGACGGAGCAAGGGTTCTTTTTGATGACGGATGGGGACTTGTCAGGGCATCCAATACCCAGCCTGCTCTGGTCTTAAGATTCGAGGCGCTGTCAGAGCCAAGACTCGATGAAATCAGAAACTATATGGAAGGCATAGTAAAAGAGCTAAGCTCAAACTAA